Below is a genomic region from Diabrotica undecimpunctata isolate CICGRU chromosome 7, icDiaUnde3, whole genome shotgun sequence.
gctaaaatgaaaatacaaattgatgcaaaaaccaaagctataccaatcaacagaggagtttgccagggagatgttatctcaccaaagctattcacacttggacttgaagacgtgttcaaagacattaactgggcagataagggagtaaatgttaatggaagagaactgagtcatttaagatacgctgatgacattgtaatattcgctacaagtttcgaagaactacagacgatgatgacgcaactatttcaagcttcggaaaaagtaggtcttaagatgaacttggaaaaaacaaaaataatgacaaatacaccgaacattccagaaataacattaaacgacataaatttagaaacagtaagcgaatacatctacctgggacagataatgaaaattaacaaagaaaatcaaactgccgaaattaccagaagaaaaAGGTTAGAGTGGGTAGGAtgtggaaaactgagttggatcttgaaaagcactaaaatagaacagtatttgaaaaccagaatttacgatcagtgtatcctccctatactcacgtatggttcacagacgtggacactcaccaagtccaatatggataaaatagtaaaagcacaaagagcgatggaaagatcaatgctcggggtgagacttatagacaaaaaaaaaaaacaaacaaatggattagaagcaaaaccaaagtaaaagacgcagaagaacatgctgccaaattaaaatggagcttcgcaggacacaatgcccgactgaaggataagagatggaaaaagaaaacaactaaatagtctgtagaaagctgataaactttcatataagatagattattttgaaaaagaaataatggcgggatgtttttactattaatgctctaaatagaggtaagtttaaaatttagaatatataattttgtattaaaatgttttcttatgtattttagtgtgttgcagtagtcttaaaactaagtatatttactgttatataatagtttgacaaatagttgacattttaaaaattcctcacttactaactattctgatgttttggcaacgctgtggggttctaacgttgtaaatcttgaatgacgtgcacacatttttgtatgaaaaatattatacgaATAAAACCTAAAAAGAATATTTTAGTGCTTAATGACAGCAGACGATGAaatcaaatgtttaaaataaatttcattCTATTACAAGATATTTAAAAacagaatgttttgtttatttgtttctaACTGTCTTACAGATATGTTTTGTATGGGAAAAtacgttttataatttaatttaattataacagCAACATAATTCCTACCCCTGTCCACTCAAaatgggaaaataaagatatttccCGAGGAAGAAAGCGCCTGAGAAAACTGGAAAGTTAACAAAGGGAAGTTGAATCATAACAGCGGTAAAGAGTaggtatatgtatgaaaacaaaaataaatatttcgcctgaatctctaggagaagtaaaggtttcacgctactgaaaatatattttttattcaattataaccaaaacaaaacattaaaaaaaaaattagatcactttttaaccataatttcaaaattaatgtgtacgttaagctgtaataatgggttcgaggtggttcaggcgatcttaactacgtcacactcctgggccagctgtcaaatgtcatgcgcaatatcataccttgtgtattcattgtaccatgtcctaggccatatatttggccatttaatttaataaagcgatagcggctttcgctaaaagattttatcttttacacatttcgcttagcgcagaggatacagaaaacgatattgtcatcgttttcgttcacggcagCCAAAGCAgatggcgcctttgtaagctaactactgttgtggtgaagttttgggagacattcgttggactttccgagtttgaatttgtatcagcccaagtgtctgatgaggctgggatagataggccgaaatgatcataacactttattgataccgattcgagcacgggaagtttaacgaatttgtcctcctaggccatatatatggccatttaatttaataaagcgatagcggttttatcttttacatatatatatatatatatatatatatatatatatatatatatatatatatatatatatatatacaaacatatatatatatatatacacaaacaTACAAATAGCATAGCAGGACTAAAGAGCCTCATGCTGCTCTGCACTATTCAGTAAATATATAGATGAAAGTAGCCTCCCATAGCACATCACCGTGGTATGGGGGGGGGGCGAGTGAGGAAAGCCTGGGGAGCATTGGGGCTCGAAGGACTGGTCCCTAATTTACTAGGACCAATCTTTCTCACCTCAATGAATTGTATGCCTGAATGTCCATATGGGTATGCAAGTCTCCGCAGGTAGGGCTTACTTATTTTGGTTGCTGCTTGTGTGTAATTCCATATATCATTTTGCAggttgtattgaatagatggttAAGTTCAGAATGGAACCTAGTTTCgtggatacaggtgaagaccaccaCAATGGCAGTGATGACGatctatataatttattatacctCTGTGATTtctcaaattttataaattacagaaataaataaatttttaagaatatctgttttttatgttgatgttttaatgtaatggaaaacagatatagtcataaaataataaataaaaaacttttcctGTACCAAAACATATGTCTCTATCtgatatgttatacatttatggTATACAAAATTGCAAAAGTGTATACTACATTTTTGGACAGAGAATAtattttggcatagaataagtttttatttattattttatgactatatttgttTTCCATATAAAATTAGGAAcattttgaatttcccgcctaaaattcagaaatttattttttaaatttcccgCCTAAAATTCAGTATATACGTTTTTAATTTCCCGCCTAAAATTCAGTATAtcctttttgaatttcccgccttaaattcagaacctacattttgaatttgccgctaaatttttagttcccgattccgaacttatttggcgctagaaactctccggcacttaccttactaggggggtaccaaggttagtagatatttaagtaggttgtctcgtaactatagaccaatcaaatgctcgctttttaaaggcggggatacgtcacccatacgacacttttaaaattgccataagcttcaatgctaatataaggttcaaaaacttaggttttgcaatatattttgggattttcttgggtataaggatgttaagtggttcttatattagtaattatatcaatttttttttctaaaatcaatagtctgatgacaaaaaatagaattgattatagtgataatattgtgtgttttaaatggagataacagtttatttcgcacaaaaacccaaaaaaacagtagaaaaagttcaaaagcaaaaatactaaatatgtaggaactaacttattatttttttcctggaatttgcagcatttttatcatatctagtggtaggcaaaaaaaaccaataggtaatataaataatttattattagattaaaatacaaaaaatgattagtccttcaagcacaaatcttcaagctatatatacttatctcatctaaaaaatatatcattattataacaTACAAAACTACATAATTGTTATGACAAACCTTGATATCACGGCTACGAAAACACACTTCACAAGTGTTTATGTacacaaataactaaataataagtctctataaataatattgtccttatacctatacttaaaaataaaaactaaacaataactaaacaaataaacgaactaatgATACTATAGAATAGAGACAACAACCATGCCCGGGTATCTCTTATGGGAGTGACAGTCCtctgaaatttgtatttcctAAGGACACCAGAGGGCGTAGCATTCATAGCAAAGCTTCGTGACTGCGCAATACCGCAACCAACAAAACAAGTAcgccatttttattgtggtttcgacacagtgtttggagttgtattatttgcgattaaataattgtttgcttttttgccatcatatttaaataattacggtttttaactgttgcgttaatggttgtaataattacaataaggatgctcaaatgcatatttttccaaaagatagggcggtaagtagaaaatgctgatataagattttatttattttttaataattgccttaaaatgtccgatgttgtcccaaacttctttctttcacgttatgatgtgtattagaattgttgccgatatagaattaggtaaaagttttttaggaattaaaattatcgccattaaaaatgtggcaattcttcaatgtttcaagaactttttctacaaaacttttgttcatttgtccttttgtaaagcacctctagaaatatactatgtaacattatttcacagaaaatattaaaaacaaactatttattttttagctttatgatatttggattaacaaaattggcagacaagacttgcacaattcattttggaccagaagcccgctatgttggattgagatataagtccaccttgaaatgtgatgctattccttctctgtttctgtgttgtaatttatagaaactacagaatagccactgtttaaacaactacatttaaatacatgtaattaatgtttataaaaaaaataaagtagaaaaagaaccgtttgttttatttttgtaatcaaaccctcaatattaatctttatatttgaagaattacgagaagattttttaaaaagatgctttcctaaggccgccagatggcgcattgtccagaaataacctacacagtttcctatctattcagtaatatatattctttatctatgacaacaacaaacgtgaactcatgatactatgattaagaagataagatattgcgcataagtcgtgacgtaattggagacttgcacgttcgtaatgtcagttttttgtatgtgtcaataaataatctttattaaatagtttggagatatccttttgtgtacgattattgtaattattaaacctttatttaatattattattttgctaattaaataatttcatcacagaatgcataaaaatcccatttaactttaacaagaattcaaatctgATCTCCAATGACgacatgcgcgaacacgaccgattttgtgctacgggaagatcctatcttgttagtcatagtatcatgcgTGAACTTAAACTCAGACGTGCAGACAACTGAGACTACATTAAAACACACAACCCAAgtttggcgtgattggttggtgggtgggtcccaatttaaaaattggcgggtttcatgtttattaaaatgacaacTGTTTGTCGCAGGTTATGTATCTCTCTGTTTGGCGTTGTGGTTTGGCGCTTAAACATCTTTGATTAGGCGGTTTTATACCAATTTGCCAATAAGCAAGcacacaaaaaattttaatttaaattttcctcatttatttttaaaaatctgttaaattgttttaaaaatctgttCGTTAGAACACCATATTTAATTACCTAAGACTTTGTTTTAGAAAGCAATTATGGATTCTGTCTATCCATCTACTTCAACAAGTCCTATTCCATCTACTTCAACAAACTATGAAATTAACTCAGGAGCCTGCCATCTTTgcagcaaaatatttaaaaatgtggaATTACGAAATCATCATATCAAAAGTATACATAAAATAGATGTGTCGAATAAGAAAATAAATCACATTATTTGTCCCTTATGTGAACAAGAAACTAATTTAAAAAGCCATGAGAACTTACGAAAACATCTAAAGGAAAACCACCAGGTGAGTATTGAATTAATAACTTTTGAATTTTCTAGTTTACAAGAATATGAGACATGGAAAGACATGCAGAAATTTGAGACAAGTTATGTTAAACAAAGAGCAGTTTATAAAAAGGAGTATAAGATATTATACTATGATTGTAACAGAAGTAACTTGAATGGTAGGTCCAGTACTTTGTTACTTCAAGTAATTAAAACTTATACTAATCTATATTTAGGATATAAGCCCAACTATAAAATTAGGACAGAGAAATCTGGtggatcaattaaaattaaaggagtGTGTCCCTCCAGGCTAATTTGCAAACTGAGAGATCAAGGACAAGTTTCAGTCAGTTACTGGAAAACACATGCTGGACATAAAGAGGAATTAAGAACCATGCATCTGTCAAAAGCAGAAGAAAAAATGATTGTAGAGAAGTTAACATCTGGGGTGCCATCTAGCAGAATTTTAGAAGATTCAAGAAAATTGGAAACACCGAAACTAGAAAGACTTGCCTTATTAACAAGTCAAGATCTCTCAAATTTGTTCAGAACAAGATCAAAATGATATGGTAGCAACGGCTTTAAAGGTTCAGGAATGGAATGTTAACAACAAGAATTACGCTTTTTTATTCAAGAAGGAAGGTAAAGACCAATCATTTTTTTTATGCCTACCACAATTATAATTAATTCAATTCATTTATtcaatatacatttttaaataatatatctcCTAAGATTGTAGTTATTGGTTTTTTACATGAAAGCTAATTTTGTAATGGAGGTGCTGATTTATGGGGCaaatttactagttttttattttactagaacaaccctttttgggtcttagTCTGTTTAAGAAtacttctccattctgatctattTCACACTTTGCTTTTCcagtttttgatttttaaaattttcatgtcTTGCTTTATTTGTTCCTTATATCTAATCTtccttttgttttatttccaactggaattatttgtttattttgaaagGGATTACATCTTATTTCATTAGTTCTACACTTTTCTTATACTGAAGTTGCCTATTTGTATGAATATTATGATATCCAGATCCTGGTATTCCCTTTATAGTTAAAATGTATATCTTATTCACATACAATTTTTTGTTACTGGTTTATATATGTGGCTAAAGATTTGTCTTTCAGAATTACCCTATTGGCTTTCTTCACTTTTAGTAAGTGTGCATGTTTCAGATACATATGTGAATAACTTATCTTATTAAGGTTTTATATAATTGGCACTTagttttttcttgtattattacCTGACCTTTGTTGtttaattaagccatggtaactcTTATTGGTTATGGAGATTCTTCTACCCAATTATTTGTTAACACTAGTATTGCATATAACTAGTTATCCTATATAGTTTTTTACACTTGAAGTGCTATACTATCCTATAGTTAGGTGTTGTAATCACTGATTACCTGCTGTTTTGCAGCTACATGTATTTTATATTAGCTCGATTGGTTTTCAGTTTACTTGTCCATGCAGTTTGTTCTATCTGATTAAGTTcctctttaatattttatactttgttcTTACTATTATGTTAACATCATTTGCAAAAGCTAGTTGTCTGCATACTTATTGATTATCGTTCCTCATGAATTTACTCTATCTACCTTCTTGAGTATCTTCTGCTTCTACTTATCTCTTCGCACATTGCTGCTTTAAGTTATCTTTTTTAAATAAGAACTCAACTGAACTCAAAAAATAGGACTAATGATTacctattaaaatatacaataaaatttcagTCTCTTactattaatttatctttaattatctctaaactataaattttgggtaaactataaatttggtgttttatttttattaggagaaCAACATGATGtacttaaaaaagaagattttgccTTAGGATTTATGAATTCTGTAATGGAAGATAAATTAAGAGAATTCCCTAGCATAATTTGTATGGATGGTACACACGGCACAAACAAGAGGGGAATGGATTTAACAGTGGTGCTTATTAAAGATGACAGGAATACAGGATTTCCAGTTGCGTTCTTACTGTCAAACAGATTGGACCAAGTAGTTCAAGAGGTTTTTTTAGGTATGTATTATATGAGTAATGACAATTTATAACTggtaagtaaaaataattttcaaaaacttttagGTGCCCTCAAGAATAGAATACAGACTGAAATTCATGCGGAACATTTTATGAGTGATGATGGAAAATATTATAATGCATGGGCGAAGATTATGGGCAACCAACCAAAAAAGCTTTTATGTACCTGGCATGTTGTGAGAAACTGGAATATTCAAGGGAAGAAGAAAATACAGGATCCAAttttgaagaaacagatgaaaacTGAGATGAAAAGAATTATTAATGAAACGGATGAAGATCGATTTATGGAGTTGTGCAACAAATATATAATCAAATTACAAGAGGCAAATgagacagatttttttaattatctggcAAGGTAGATAAATATATGGaatcatacattttaagtcatccttaagtatatttttttttgtaggtattaCTTTCAGAATGAAGAGAGAATCAAAATGTGGGCCCATTGCTACAGAAGAAATTCAGGAATCAATACAAACATGGCGATAGAATCTTTCAACAACCTACTGAAGACCAACCACCTTAGAAGAAATGCTGCAGTATCAATCGAAAAGTTATTGGACACAATAGACGATCTAGTGGACATCAAAATGTGGAAGAGGATTATAGACATTGAAAGACCAAATGCGAACAATTATCAAGATAGGGTTATAGCAAAAGCACACAAAATGGCAGAAACGATGAAAAACAAAGTAGAGGTTAAGAGAAATGTGAAGGTATATGGTCAATTTCAGGTAAAGTCATTTAGAGAtcctaataaaatatataatgtaaataTAAGGCAAGGATGTGAAAATGAATGTAAGACATTGTATTGTAGAGTatgtaaaatttgtattcatcGCTACCAGTGTGAGTGTGCCGAATATGTGGTGAGGAATACCTTGTGTAAGCATGTGCACTTGGTAAGAATGCATGAGGAGCGCGAGGGAACTAACTCTGTTTTAGATGATGCTGCAAGGTGTTTGGCAGTAACTTCAATTATCAAATCAAGGCATCAGGAGGAAATTAATGAGTTTGTCAGAGGGAAGGTAGAACAGACAAATGTCATCCAGGAAAAAACCAAACGAAGTCTTCAAATAGAAAACTTggtaaatttagtaaaaaccatggAAGACTTAGATGATGAAAGTTTTGCAAGATTACATGACAAAATTGTGAGGGACATTCAAGGAACAAAGCGCAAAGTGAAAGTGAAGAAAGAATTTCAGGAAGAGGCAAAGAATGTTACAATGAAGCGAAAAATGGAGAAACAGGAATATTTTCCTTCCAAAAAAAAAGGAACTGAGTAAACATTAAATTCGTTTAACAATTTTTTAGCTCacaagtattttttgttttgtatctGTATTGAATTTTTATTATAGTTCTATAACAAGAAATGTTAATTCTATAACAATATATAAAGTTCTATTTACAAGAAAGTTAGTCAATTTAACattattatacattttacttGATTAGTAATATAGTGTAATTTTTTATAAGATTATATGTAGGCACACTTATGGTTAGGTCTGAATTTTAAAGgtaaaatttgtacattaaaataGGCAATGCTGTTATTTATACACTTTTatattagaattttatttttaaagaataaagacattttaaacagctatttagtgttttatttggttTGCAATAGTTATTTCCAGTAAACCTCGGCTTTATTTTTGGTGAAATCTAACAGAATTTAGTGTAAGGTTCtcaaaaatgaaaatggataaatgtcaatttagatTTATGCAAGGCAGGTCTACAACAGCAATTTTTATTACAAGACAGCTAATGTAAAAATTTAGAGTGAAAGAGATAGACTTGCACATAGTATTATTAATCTTCAGAAAGCACATGATGAAGTTATCAGAAACCTGCTGTGGCAGAGATTAAGTAGGAAAGGAGTGCCGGTTGAATATGTGAGTGATGTATGAGCaagtaacaactagtgttagaACGATTGCAGGTGAAACTGGcaaattttgtgtgaaaatagggCTTCATCAGGGTTTCGTGTTAAGCCCATATTTATTCTCATTTGTGCTGGATTAGATAACAACTGAACCTTCTTGGTATTAGTAGAAAAGACTAGAGTAGTGAAGACAGGTCCTTgaagaaaaagaattaaaattaagttggatataaacaaaatatttagaatattcttttaaagatGATATTTCAAGTCCAGATAGAGTAGTTGGCTTGGATAGACAAGAACTCCCAAAAGATGATTTTCGGCTTTTAGGATCGGTACTACCGTTTTATCTATATTTCAATTAAAGGTAAAGGAAAGAGGTAAATTAGTTGATGTGTGATAAAAAAGGTACcaagaaaactaaaaggtaaGTTGTATAGGAGTGCcttaagaccagctatgatgtatggtACTGAATGTAGGGCAGTAAAAAAAGGGGATGAACAGCAATTGCATGTTTCTGAAAAACCATAATCTCATACAAAAAGCGGAGAGGTACTTAGTCCCTGGAAGAGAAAAGAACAGagaggaaaataattagagaagccgatcctacatagagaaagctaacgaaaataataatgttaatgaatgttctagaaataaaaataataagaggaacctctaaatcttaataaaaaattacctaatataaacaatatctatatacctaataaaaaaagcatcactagcatatcaaaataaaataaacaagtcagaatttaattttaactaaataatctcaaaagaaaaataattagattTCTAATAAAACTGAAATAGCCAGCTTAATCCTAAAATGTGAATATCATCCGCTTTGTACCAATACCACAGTATAATAAAAACTTTAGCGATATACTGTGCCAATATctcaattgtcattttaataaacaggaaacccgccaatttttaaattgggacccacccaccaaccaatcacgccaaacTTGGGTTGTGTGTTTTAATGTAGTCTAGACAAGAGTCCAtcatagataaaattacacccTGTCCATCAACTGTCAAATTTGACTTTGTCGTATGAGTGACGTAGGCATTCTGCCTTCCCCTCGCTACGCCCacatagttacgagacaacctacttaacatctactaaccttgggggggtacagtctgtcccaaacccatcgagcaaaaagacaaaagagggaatgtaaaggtagtgggagcaaaaatattgttagacaggaagtgccatcttgagaggccaaattaaacaaggaaagagagtctttacttgtttaagaaatcaaatttagttgggttatgttattatttgtcccaactatcacatgaaatcttatttatattgaagttttttaacaattgtttcacattttagactgttatcgttaatatttaattaaaattttctcgtctaagacacattctgaaaactattttatagctactgttaataagtgtcggaaaatttaaatttggcgcattcgcatttccggatatgtccgccatcagaggccacttttttggtctccttttcataacgattagattccctcttttgtctttttgctcgatgcccaaacccttctttcagtgcgtcactaattttgacgtcatataggattttaagaatgtcgagaattattgcatgacattttagttaaatctgacagttgcaggattgtaatcggctaaatgtgaaaagattatttttttaaaatgtgaagtaaagactttaagaattcaaatttttttttactttacatattagaggtcccgtcctgtataaaaaattttattgcgcCTTATATTGGAACGGTATTTTGTCATAAttgctattctatacattccaaagaaagtgcttaattagctaagatttatttatggatttattattatttattataaacactatggaattggaatgtttgtttatttaaaataacgcttcctcctatagaatcttttaagagttgactgcgagataaaaaaatttactggcaattgcaaggcatcaaagcaaacattcctgtgataaaatagcatcgattgaaatcagtcatattcggataagtaattttcggaaagtttctgtggcagccattagtttaattttgtgaagatttatcataaaatcgtgaaaatagtttaaatagtgagtgattctactagattgggtgtgcaaatgaaagagtgttatgaagtttaggtaaaaaaacaatggacagtttaaatagtaaag
It encodes:
- the LOC140445549 gene encoding uncharacterized protein isoform X2, which encodes MNSVMEDKLREFPSIICMDGTHGTNKRGMDLTVVLIKDDRNTGFPVAFLLSNRLDQVVQEVFLGALKNRIQTEIHAEHFMSDDGKYYNAWAKIMGNQPKKLLCTWHVVRNWNIQGKKKIQDPILKKQMKTEMKRIINETDEDRFMELCNKYIIKLQEANETDFFNYLARYYFQNEERIKMWAHCYRRNSGINTNMAIESFNNLLKTNHLRRNAAVSIEKLLDTIDDLVDIKMWKRIIDIERPNANNYQDRVIAKAHKMAETMKNKVEVKRNVKVYGQFQVKSFRDPNKIYNVNIRQGCENECKTLYCRVCKICIHRYQCECAEYVVRNTLCKHVHLVRMHEEREGTNSVLDDAARCLAVTSIIKSRHQEEINEFVRGKVEQTNVIQEKTKRSLQIENLVNLVKTMEDLDDESFARLHDKIVRDIQGTKRKVKVKKEFQEEAKNVTMKRKMEKQEYFPSKKKGTE
- the LOC140445549 gene encoding uncharacterized protein isoform X1 encodes the protein MVATALKVQEWNVNNKNYAFLFKKEGEQHDVLKKEDFALGFMNSVMEDKLREFPSIICMDGTHGTNKRGMDLTVVLIKDDRNTGFPVAFLLSNRLDQVVQEVFLGALKNRIQTEIHAEHFMSDDGKYYNAWAKIMGNQPKKLLCTWHVVRNWNIQGKKKIQDPILKKQMKTEMKRIINETDEDRFMELCNKYIIKLQEANETDFFNYLARYYFQNEERIKMWAHCYRRNSGINTNMAIESFNNLLKTNHLRRNAAVSIEKLLDTIDDLVDIKMWKRIIDIERPNANNYQDRVIAKAHKMAETMKNKVEVKRNVKVYGQFQVKSFRDPNKIYNVNIRQGCENECKTLYCRVCKICIHRYQCECAEYVVRNTLCKHVHLVRMHEEREGTNSVLDDAARCLAVTSIIKSRHQEEINEFVRGKVEQTNVIQEKTKRSLQIENLVNLVKTMEDLDDESFARLHDKIVRDIQGTKRKVKVKKEFQEEAKNVTMKRKMEKQEYFPSKKKGTE